From Pseudoalteromonas viridis, one genomic window encodes:
- a CDS encoding DUF1566 domain-containing protein — MSAWHALLFILLLSSSTVSANCQIIEGVKGVNVRSASSSDSLKVGYLSPGEKYPLIQKDGSWVNFWFDGSARWSYAPGYLKESSGTCISLQQTTQVVERDLPANVLGVASADSKWVVTNRDSDWLNIWFGGKKGQIATSALHEETEEELLIPSQHAFVGTTFNYYYQKPESAIDVTLKSGPQGMRFEQGKLHWVPSDRNVGSHEIELASEFLNGIVSVKKFTLIVHDTQAANCSIAESIKGVNVRSGNSSSDEKVGYVNLGEQYPIIGSEGNWLNIWHDGQSRWSYSKGYLNISGGRCLDTTDVSAVYIAPDSSSSLLGTVEPNSKWVVTQETDHWYQVWYLGQPGYIAKAKASVTPLEADWSFISTPSTRITPQTTYYYIPQLEGRSKDVRFNLNEAPEGMSIEDGVISWLPSNSDIGEHTVTLQVLDLLGSKLNQSFSIEVSELYDEKQCEIVEAVRNVNVRTEASGSSQKVGYIRVGEQYTVLSEQGNWVNIWYDGAARWAYEAGYLKRSNAHCFIAEQSLEAQALDGSNIIGVAQEGSKWVVLQKDVSTIVTWFNGSLVTLAVSDGADTNNDNLSFTSEPPTAVHVSREFNYQISSSSSSPVTYKIIAAPVGMYISENKLIWKPSSAQIGLHSVEIMAVTTDNLTATQQFSVEVTALSDSSCKLVESTRGVNVRDSNSTSGNKVGYIQIGQRYAYVDQKGAWFQIWFDGEKKWAYGPGFLEFVDGACSHIDQNSGAIIYQFASDKAPQLGIVPNGSQWSISTENSEWIKVWYAGQVGYIKKTSRGPQQDIPVITSLPIETATANQVYHYQIELADLDSNATYSLNDAPEGMSISATGLIEWYPGANQIGQHSALVFVTIKGAEVSQAFTIDVAPEPLIPQCRAATVKSDTYIKANAVHGSRTIGIAKVGQRFLLDEQENGYSKIVSEDLSGWVPQSSLGDSFGTACLTVISEGGSGFENPDISSYPFLSSLYIGSKYFVVDHQAGWYKIEYHDAYGRKSYAWVQATFVQALGVDNAPKFVEKHVGLNATKDQLFVYTPNLTRISAQQKFVLLRAPEGMQIDGKSGAISWLPDIASDSLVEVEIRVTDGTHFDLQTIELAIEDQEQRCSIIETVETTGVFGSAISPVVEQYISAGQQYVMVSMTQKRVEIHFNASTKWVELAQIQRLGSNHCTSTGTRNVEVIYRESEFNEVLLGYATRGSSWVVSKAFDAQFGIWFDGKLGWLNSRSVTDVYPKAVLGKFATIVAGQAFTLYGLDSFSSNGQELKGYQWRINGLLVAKQAVYEVPELPAGDHVVTLSVVDTNGQTHSSSRPIRVLPSGSTEPKFSSIPKVTAISGTVYGYQLQHSLNEQVSYELLKGPEGMAVSQSGLISWNVPGSWGSHPVEVAATSQSGITIIQRYLLGVSDTNRPPTIHSSPALSAVVGYEYQYQAVASDSDGYMQLYLATAPAGMVLDRFNKIRWIPQAEDMGSQPVVLVAYDGIETVQQTFTIEVENGRDQDEDGIPDVADFCLETNSVEGLDKFGCSIEDLNNNKPKSNNNIPKTGQTKSLAPFDDGFYQQGVERSYVELQEGLISDQNSMLIWADLAGDSTAQGLSWYSAKNYCENLNHAGIDSWRLPLEEELFFLLDRSDFDNGLLPAEFKSRGSSRYWSAELNTLLLGDDSTIQSATQIDISSGLAYSRNNVKYAKGNALCVTGEVAHQPSYKQYEYGVYDQSNLLVWQKKDRSSDSIMQPSGWHQAVQYCENLQEAGFDDWRLPNINELYSLAHDQGTYASKFSELFNKWSDYSFWSSTKTDHNHNHNHNHNAYLIKKDGHSFVHVTYLPVELRSADIPQRQGLVRCVRDWQPPKLKVDYNSVIRFGDLLHVDASESEIFGHQPELSWRLACKSGYLSCLTDISSEHNLIPDQGDWSLLVTLRKFGFKYDLQLPVTVIADPENTPPAVEDLHIIRRISAQDVLGQSITLDVEDPDLISPSCPEPTVYCKARQRLRVEVVEMPKVVELGSQSAVGIDFIPFEVGDWLPTTFKYRAPGLDQDVEDEFKVRVYDGQDYSRVATIKLELRYLTLNELADLGPDIGLLSGSDYLLQPILLAQGADYGHDLTFEFSSVETGKVYDTPGLMLKDVAADDTFKLKITDAQGNSATSSTHVIVARPLPSSLSLMPGERYRFFAHKSTNLYGKPVFEQLEWYINDAPWRGVTAYSPFMNFAKPPGTYKVKVVLTDSLGNQGEYVSAVSVTDWPVDIGLSELTFIEEEANFLPKLELFKSYRNNWFVDGTSVLLYNGRYKFDYPVGQYEGQLHLSGDLDQSKVYPVQITVLPKDIPLPENRVVAVQKHDSYTLSFSNEGVAPKYHTGEITRLSDGRIWAAHELNLSNIVEKETYQLKATRFDGKSATGLITIIPATPFPDVITLDRFETKKLTVHPDYEGAIFDRYQWMIDGVEVGSEPSFAFSEDYGDYALELKVVDEKGQSYTYRTILRVRATIENCKPSRLFSDEKLKQTVPEENIDWSGVTYHRVEDIEASFNNARQKDETVDAELHMPAQSVWDAWSAEEKVLYLINAERIARGIEAFYGVAEEFSEVTQKFAQYSLENDVFGHYRTSDGATPHQRVIEHFPGWEDHSKYWGTGEVLALSPKRSDSSLDEQISAAAVMAVYDFIYADKFPYSGGAWGHRSIVLGAVGYPAGSPPQTRGLLGVGSIVGPFTPNGDRPQPVESIWTGFNLVNVAEVWPELSITRVDHSAATRCDKPIIPMEPVPQLIALEVAPQTLNLVPGMSEQLTITATYSNGHSELVDQNVSLVELNRRVFSFKNGIVTAKSKGISSLTVLSGEVESNTIQIVVSEKTQDTKEAEGFAGEHHELIADNATAERFPVNLFAIYTGEVFDINDQPLANAQVSFLGQDEFGSVKTDDNGRYTIAGMAGKSTLEISLPGYLRVQREVIALNKEWNNVDKVTLQPLDAQVTLVDLTSDGPKVHKSSPVSDEFGMRSTSLVFEDVNQATVVGPNGQTRKLDKIAVRATEYETPETMPGALPVESAFTYCSELDIAGVADNESVHFDQPVVMYVDNFLDFPVGELVPIGYYDRQEAKWKASENGVVVKLLDTNGDGKIDGVDYTGDDQPDDIDGDGSVSDESKGIENYQAGKTYWRGRMFHFTPYDFNWSARSDGTPPTEIEVLTGDSSIIEENDQCAAVSSYIKPKTLELHEDINIVGTGLTLHYNSARTSDFHHIIKSNVSRLSLPDGVIRMHAVLEVAGNRFEQLFTPSVMQNVEFIWDGRDVRGVAVKGEVKARLKIGYEYASAYASAGNIADSGLRPDQVPPTWAQQGSDSLGVTGRQNVIKWSESVVSLFGAPKSEIANGWSISNHHLVDRFGNIYRGDGEIEKGSHASPTVSSGLSLSAVDGDDGYYGAPGRDISYAVTKYGYIYDLNSLLNWQVKATEQTFSKSEAIEYCESLDYGGPWAGRWRLPLNRELAYTLDKSGREHEADAYTLNGYSNVWGYDTVDEGQRNQVLCVTGLGFYSDDWTIVTDDGNQYSFFMQTDTVRQIGYNDYFQLYWQDTPDNISLKMTWREAINYCETLEHAGISNWRLPTANELLMQGGLSFLNTSPQLGMVVIPMRYGVLMWNGVCPIGARPQMSERRIEKPGRLKLQWGRVTTPMVKRKKSTTSGVSAHTKIVLSALTL, encoded by the coding sequence ATGTCTGCATGGCACGCTTTATTGTTTATTTTGTTACTTTCTAGTTCAACGGTCTCAGCAAATTGTCAGATCATTGAGGGGGTAAAAGGTGTCAATGTCAGAAGTGCCAGCAGCTCTGACAGTCTCAAAGTCGGTTACCTTAGCCCAGGGGAAAAGTATCCACTAATACAAAAAGACGGCAGTTGGGTTAACTTTTGGTTTGACGGATCTGCAAGGTGGTCTTATGCCCCTGGATATTTAAAGGAGTCGTCTGGTACTTGTATTTCTTTGCAACAGACGACCCAAGTTGTTGAGCGAGATTTGCCCGCAAACGTATTGGGGGTTGCATCTGCAGATTCAAAGTGGGTGGTGACCAATCGTGACTCTGATTGGCTCAATATCTGGTTTGGAGGGAAAAAAGGCCAAATTGCAACAAGCGCGTTACACGAGGAGACTGAGGAGGAGTTACTAATTCCCAGTCAACATGCGTTTGTTGGTACTACTTTCAACTATTACTACCAGAAACCGGAATCGGCAATAGATGTTACACTAAAAAGTGGGCCTCAAGGAATGCGCTTTGAGCAGGGAAAACTTCATTGGGTACCATCGGATAGAAATGTTGGAAGCCATGAAATTGAACTGGCATCAGAGTTTTTAAATGGAATTGTTTCGGTCAAAAAATTCACTTTGATCGTTCATGATACTCAAGCGGCAAACTGTTCTATTGCCGAGAGTATAAAAGGGGTTAATGTTCGGAGTGGAAATAGCTCATCCGACGAAAAAGTGGGTTATGTAAATTTGGGTGAGCAGTACCCTATTATTGGAAGCGAAGGGAATTGGCTCAATATCTGGCATGATGGACAGTCGCGTTGGTCTTATAGTAAAGGTTACTTAAATATTTCTGGTGGTCGCTGTTTAGATACCACAGACGTTAGTGCTGTGTATATTGCACCCGACTCCAGCTCATCACTACTCGGGACGGTTGAACCAAATTCGAAATGGGTTGTTACTCAGGAAACCGACCATTGGTACCAAGTATGGTATTTAGGGCAGCCCGGCTATATTGCAAAAGCAAAAGCTTCAGTCACTCCTCTTGAAGCCGATTGGTCATTCATTTCGACTCCTAGCACACGTATAACTCCCCAAACTACTTATTACTACATTCCTCAGCTCGAAGGTCGTTCGAAAGATGTACGGTTCAACCTCAATGAGGCTCCTGAGGGAATGTCGATTGAGGATGGGGTGATCTCATGGCTACCATCTAATTCAGATATCGGTGAGCACACTGTGACTTTACAGGTGTTGGACTTGCTGGGAAGTAAATTGAATCAGTCATTTTCTATTGAGGTTTCTGAGCTTTATGACGAAAAACAATGCGAGATAGTTGAAGCAGTTAGAAATGTTAACGTGCGCACTGAAGCAAGCGGATCCTCACAAAAAGTAGGCTACATCAGAGTAGGCGAACAATATACAGTTCTGTCTGAGCAGGGGAATTGGGTTAATATTTGGTATGATGGAGCAGCTCGTTGGGCATATGAAGCCGGCTACCTTAAGCGTAGTAATGCACATTGCTTCATTGCTGAGCAGTCTTTGGAAGCTCAAGCTCTTGATGGAAGTAATATTATTGGCGTCGCTCAAGAAGGATCCAAGTGGGTTGTTTTACAAAAAGATGTGAGCACGATTGTTACTTGGTTTAATGGGAGTTTGGTAACGTTAGCAGTTTCCGACGGCGCCGATACAAATAATGACAATCTATCGTTTACCTCTGAGCCACCTACAGCTGTGCATGTTAGCCGAGAGTTTAACTATCAAATTTCTAGCAGCTCGTCTTCGCCAGTCACCTATAAAATTATAGCTGCGCCAGTCGGTATGTATATCAGCGAAAATAAGCTGATTTGGAAGCCTAGCTCTGCGCAAATAGGCCTACATAGTGTAGAGATCATGGCTGTCACAACCGACAACTTAACGGCAACGCAACAGTTTTCTGTTGAAGTAACTGCACTGTCAGATTCATCTTGCAAATTAGTTGAAAGTACCAGAGGCGTCAATGTACGAGATTCGAATAGCACCAGTGGTAATAAAGTAGGATACATACAAATTGGCCAAAGGTATGCGTATGTAGACCAAAAAGGTGCTTGGTTTCAAATATGGTTTGATGGGGAAAAAAAGTGGGCTTACGGACCGGGGTTTCTAGAGTTTGTTGATGGTGCATGTTCGCATATTGACCAAAATTCAGGGGCAATTATTTACCAATTTGCCAGTGATAAAGCACCACAGTTGGGGATTGTACCTAATGGCTCCCAATGGAGCATATCGACAGAAAATTCAGAATGGATAAAAGTCTGGTATGCCGGTCAGGTCGGCTACATTAAAAAAACCTCAAGGGGTCCTCAACAAGATATACCAGTGATAACGAGTTTGCCGATTGAAACGGCTACTGCTAATCAGGTCTATCACTATCAAATTGAGTTGGCTGATCTAGACTCGAACGCTACCTATTCTCTCAACGATGCACCTGAGGGGATGTCTATTTCCGCTACGGGCCTTATTGAGTGGTATCCAGGCGCCAACCAAATCGGCCAGCATTCAGCTTTAGTGTTTGTAACCATTAAAGGAGCAGAAGTCTCTCAAGCGTTTACCATAGACGTAGCACCAGAGCCACTAATCCCCCAGTGTCGCGCTGCAACAGTGAAGAGTGATACCTACATAAAAGCCAATGCTGTGCATGGAAGTCGTACAATTGGCATCGCTAAAGTTGGGCAGCGATTCCTGCTAGATGAGCAAGAAAATGGTTACTCGAAAATTGTTAGTGAAGATTTGTCAGGATGGGTTCCTCAAAGCAGTTTAGGTGATTCTTTTGGTACAGCCTGTTTGACCGTCATTAGTGAAGGAGGAAGCGGCTTTGAAAACCCAGATATTTCTTCTTATCCATTTTTGAGTTCGCTATATATTGGGTCCAAATATTTTGTCGTTGATCATCAAGCAGGTTGGTACAAGATAGAATATCACGATGCTTATGGCCGCAAGAGTTATGCCTGGGTTCAAGCAACCTTTGTCCAAGCGCTGGGCGTTGATAATGCGCCTAAGTTCGTCGAAAAACATGTCGGATTGAACGCCACAAAAGACCAGCTATTTGTTTACACCCCAAACTTAACCAGAATAAGTGCTCAGCAAAAGTTTGTATTGCTAAGGGCTCCAGAAGGAATGCAGATAGATGGGAAGAGTGGCGCCATTAGTTGGCTACCAGATATTGCAAGTGATTCTTTAGTTGAAGTTGAGATTAGGGTAACTGATGGTACTCACTTTGATTTACAGACGATTGAACTCGCAATTGAAGACCAAGAACAGCGATGTAGCATTATTGAAACAGTTGAGACAACAGGCGTTTTCGGTTCTGCAATTAGTCCTGTAGTGGAGCAGTACATCTCTGCGGGTCAGCAATACGTAATGGTAAGCATGACTCAAAAGCGTGTCGAAATTCACTTTAACGCTTCCACTAAGTGGGTTGAACTTGCCCAGATACAGCGCTTGGGTTCAAATCACTGCACTTCTACAGGAACGCGCAATGTCGAAGTTATATATCGAGAGAGTGAGTTTAATGAGGTTCTGTTGGGCTATGCAACGCGAGGGTCGTCCTGGGTTGTTAGTAAAGCATTCGACGCTCAATTTGGTATCTGGTTCGATGGAAAGTTAGGCTGGTTGAATAGCAGGAGCGTTACTGATGTCTATCCCAAAGCCGTATTAGGTAAGTTTGCAACGATCGTAGCCGGCCAAGCATTTACTTTGTATGGATTGGATAGTTTCAGCTCAAATGGGCAGGAACTCAAAGGGTATCAGTGGCGCATCAATGGGTTACTTGTTGCAAAACAGGCGGTCTATGAAGTTCCTGAGCTGCCCGCAGGTGATCATGTTGTCACGCTTTCAGTTGTAGATACTAATGGACAGACTCATTCTTCCAGTCGTCCAATCAGAGTCCTTCCGTCAGGGAGTACAGAGCCAAAATTTAGCAGTATCCCGAAAGTAACAGCGATCAGTGGGACGGTTTATGGCTATCAGCTGCAACACTCATTGAATGAGCAAGTTAGCTATGAATTACTCAAAGGGCCAGAAGGGATGGCTGTCAGTCAATCTGGTTTAATAAGTTGGAATGTCCCCGGTAGTTGGGGAAGCCATCCGGTGGAGGTTGCAGCCACTTCACAATCAGGCATAACAATAATACAGCGTTATTTGCTGGGAGTATCTGACACTAACAGACCTCCCACCATTCATAGCAGCCCGGCGTTGTCTGCGGTTGTTGGGTATGAGTACCAGTATCAGGCAGTCGCTTCCGATTCTGATGGTTATATGCAGCTATACCTGGCCACGGCCCCTGCAGGTATGGTACTCGACCGGTTCAATAAAATACGTTGGATACCGCAAGCTGAAGACATGGGCTCACAGCCAGTCGTGTTAGTTGCTTATGATGGTATTGAAACGGTCCAACAAACTTTCACTATTGAGGTTGAGAATGGCAGAGATCAGGATGAGGATGGCATACCTGATGTAGCTGATTTTTGCCTGGAAACGAATTCTGTTGAAGGGTTAGATAAATTTGGTTGCTCAATTGAAGATTTAAATAACAACAAGCCCAAAAGCAATAATAACATACCAAAAACTGGCCAAACAAAAAGCCTTGCGCCATTTGACGATGGCTTTTATCAACAAGGGGTTGAACGGTCTTACGTAGAATTGCAGGAAGGTCTCATCTCAGACCAAAATTCAATGCTGATTTGGGCTGACCTTGCAGGGGACTCCACGGCTCAGGGGTTATCTTGGTACTCGGCGAAGAACTATTGTGAAAACCTAAACCATGCTGGCATTGACTCTTGGCGATTGCCATTGGAGGAAGAACTATTTTTCCTTCTTGATAGAAGCGATTTTGATAATGGGCTGTTACCAGCAGAGTTTAAATCTCGTGGGTCATCAAGGTATTGGTCGGCGGAACTGAATACTTTGCTTTTGGGTGATGACTCTACTATTCAATCTGCAACTCAAATCGATATCAGCTCAGGACTTGCCTATTCACGGAACAATGTTAAGTATGCAAAAGGTAATGCATTGTGTGTGACTGGTGAAGTAGCGCATCAGCCAAGTTACAAGCAATATGAGTATGGTGTTTACGATCAGAGTAATCTACTAGTTTGGCAGAAAAAAGATAGAAGCTCTGACTCCATCATGCAGCCTTCAGGGTGGCATCAGGCTGTTCAATACTGTGAAAACCTGCAAGAGGCTGGGTTTGATGATTGGCGCCTCCCAAATATTAATGAATTATATAGCCTTGCACATGATCAAGGTACTTATGCGAGTAAATTTTCTGAACTATTTAACAAGTGGTCTGATTATTCGTTTTGGAGCTCTACAAAAACTGATCACAATCACAATCACAATCACAATCACAATGCCTATCTCATAAAAAAAGATGGCCATAGCTTTGTTCATGTCACTTATTTGCCTGTTGAGCTGAGAAGCGCAGATATCCCTCAGCGCCAGGGTTTGGTCCGATGCGTCAGAGACTGGCAGCCGCCCAAACTCAAGGTAGATTACAACTCTGTGATTAGGTTTGGTGACTTATTGCACGTAGATGCGTCTGAAAGTGAAATTTTTGGTCATCAACCAGAGCTCAGTTGGCGCCTGGCTTGCAAGTCAGGGTATTTGAGTTGCTTAACGGATATTAGCAGTGAGCATAATTTGATCCCAGATCAGGGTGACTGGTCGCTTCTTGTGACTTTACGAAAGTTTGGGTTTAAGTACGACCTGCAACTCCCTGTTACTGTTATTGCTGACCCCGAAAACACCCCACCGGCTGTGGAAGATTTGCACATTATCAGAAGGATAAGTGCGCAGGATGTACTTGGCCAGTCAATTACGTTAGATGTTGAAGACCCCGACTTGATATCACCCTCTTGCCCAGAGCCAACTGTTTATTGTAAAGCTCGTCAGAGGTTGCGAGTCGAGGTGGTTGAAATGCCTAAGGTGGTTGAGTTGGGCAGTCAAAGTGCTGTAGGGATTGACTTTATACCTTTTGAAGTTGGCGACTGGCTACCTACGACATTTAAATACCGAGCCCCAGGCCTGGATCAGGATGTTGAGGATGAATTCAAAGTACGGGTTTATGATGGTCAGGACTACTCACGTGTAGCTACGATAAAGCTGGAATTACGCTATCTTACGTTAAATGAGTTGGCTGATTTGGGTCCTGATATTGGGTTGTTAAGTGGTTCAGATTACCTGTTACAACCTATACTTTTGGCGCAAGGCGCTGACTATGGACATGATCTGACATTCGAATTCTCCAGTGTGGAAACGGGGAAAGTATACGACACGCCAGGCCTGATGCTTAAAGATGTGGCAGCTGACGATACGTTTAAACTTAAAATAACGGACGCGCAGGGTAACTCAGCAACGAGCAGTACTCATGTTATTGTTGCCAGACCTTTGCCTTCAAGCCTAAGCTTGATGCCTGGCGAGCGATATCGGTTTTTTGCTCATAAGTCTACGAACCTCTATGGAAAGCCCGTATTTGAGCAGCTTGAGTGGTACATCAATGATGCACCATGGCGAGGAGTTACAGCTTATTCGCCATTTATGAACTTCGCTAAACCGCCGGGTACCTACAAAGTAAAAGTTGTACTAACAGATTCTTTGGGGAACCAAGGGGAATATGTATCAGCAGTGTCTGTCACCGATTGGCCCGTTGATATTGGGCTATCTGAACTGACATTTATAGAAGAAGAAGCTAACTTTCTTCCTAAGTTAGAGCTGTTTAAAAGTTACAGAAACAACTGGTTTGTTGATGGCACCTCAGTGCTTCTTTACAATGGCAGATATAAGTTTGATTATCCAGTAGGGCAATATGAAGGCCAGCTCCACCTTTCGGGAGACTTAGATCAAAGCAAAGTCTATCCGGTACAAATTACTGTACTACCAAAAGATATCCCATTACCGGAAAATCGGGTTGTCGCTGTTCAGAAACATGATAGTTATACGCTTTCGTTTTCTAATGAAGGAGTCGCTCCAAAGTATCATACGGGCGAGATCACTCGTTTAAGTGATGGACGTATTTGGGCTGCCCATGAGCTAAATCTAAGCAACATAGTTGAAAAAGAGACTTATCAGCTAAAAGCAACCCGCTTTGATGGTAAATCTGCAACCGGTCTGATCACCATCATACCTGCAACACCATTTCCTGATGTTATAACTCTGGACCGCTTTGAAACGAAAAAGCTAACAGTTCACCCGGATTATGAAGGTGCGATTTTTGACCGGTACCAGTGGATGATAGACGGTGTCGAGGTTGGGTCCGAGCCTTCATTCGCGTTTTCAGAGGATTATGGCGATTATGCCCTTGAACTGAAAGTCGTTGATGAAAAAGGGCAAAGTTATACATATCGAACAATATTACGTGTTAGGGCAACAATTGAAAACTGTAAACCCAGCAGGTTATTTTCCGATGAAAAGCTAAAGCAAACAGTGCCAGAGGAGAATATCGATTGGTCCGGTGTAACTTATCATCGGGTTGAGGATATTGAGGCTAGTTTTAACAATGCACGGCAGAAGGATGAAACTGTTGATGCAGAACTACACATGCCAGCACAAAGCGTGTGGGATGCGTGGTCTGCTGAAGAGAAAGTACTTTATCTGATTAATGCCGAGCGGATTGCACGTGGTATTGAGGCTTTTTATGGCGTGGCTGAGGAGTTTAGCGAAGTAACACAAAAGTTCGCACAATATTCGCTAGAAAATGATGTATTTGGCCACTATAGAACTTCAGATGGCGCTACTCCACACCAACGCGTTATTGAGCACTTTCCCGGTTGGGAAGATCACAGCAAGTATTGGGGTACGGGAGAAGTCCTTGCTTTATCACCAAAGCGTTCAGACTCCTCTCTGGATGAGCAAATCTCAGCAGCGGCTGTGATGGCCGTCTACGACTTTATTTATGCCGATAAGTTTCCTTATTCAGGAGGTGCGTGGGGACATCGTAGTATTGTGCTTGGAGCCGTCGGCTACCCTGCAGGCTCACCGCCACAAACGAGAGGGTTGTTAGGAGTCGGAAGCATTGTAGGGCCATTCACCCCCAATGGAGACAGGCCACAGCCAGTGGAGTCAATCTGGACTGGCTTTAATCTGGTTAATGTTGCAGAAGTGTGGCCGGAGTTAAGCATAACTCGCGTAGATCATAGTGCTGCGACTCGGTGTGACAAACCTATTATTCCGATGGAACCGGTTCCGCAACTTATTGCCCTGGAAGTTGCACCTCAGACACTTAATCTGGTGCCTGGCATGTCCGAGCAGCTAACTATAACAGCTACTTATAGTAATGGACATTCTGAGCTAGTTGATCAAAATGTCAGTTTGGTTGAGCTGAACAGGCGTGTATTTAGCTTTAAAAATGGTATTGTCACCGCGAAGAGCAAAGGTATATCTAGCCTTACCGTTCTTTCAGGTGAGGTAGAATCGAATACCATTCAGATAGTTGTATCTGAAAAGACTCAAGATACCAAAGAGGCAGAGGGTTTTGCTGGCGAACATCATGAGTTGATTGCTGACAATGCAACGGCAGAGCGATTTCCAGTTAATTTGTTTGCAATTTACACGGGTGAAGTTTTCGATATCAATGATCAACCTTTGGCTAATGCACAAGTCAGTTTTCTGGGCCAGGATGAGTTTGGTAGCGTTAAAACGGACGACAATGGGCGGTATACCATCGCCGGCATGGCTGGTAAATCGACATTAGAGATTTCTTTACCCGGCTACCTGAGAGTGCAGAGGGAGGTTATCGCGCTCAATAAAGAGTGGAATAATGTTGATAAGGTAACCCTTCAGCCGTTGGATGCACAAGTGACGTTAGTTGATTTAACTTCAGATGGTCCTAAAGTGCACAAATCTAGTCCTGTCTCTGATGAATTCGGCATGCGATCTACGTCACTTGTTTTCGAAGATGTCAATCAGGCTACGGTAGTAGGTCCAAACGGGCAAACACGAAAGTTGGATAAAATTGCGGTCCGTGCTACTGAGTATGAAACGCCAGAAACCATGCCAGGTGCTTTGCCTGTGGAGTCCGCTTTTACATATTGCTCTGAGTTGGACATAGCTGGAGTTGCTGACAATGAAAGTGTCCACTTCGATCAACCCGTGGTGATGTATGTGGACAACTTTCTGGATTTTCCTGTAGGTGAGTTAGTGCCTATTGGCTATTACGATCGTCAAGAAGCAAAGTGGAAGGCCTCAGAAAATGGCGTTGTCGTTAAACTACTCGACACTAATGGCGATGGGAAAATTGATGGTGTGGATTACACCGGCGATGACCAACCTGATGATATAGACGGTGATGGCTCTGTATCTGATGAAAGCAAGGGCATTGAGAACTATCAGGCTGGCAAAACTTACTGGCGCGGTCGCATGTTCCATTTTACGCCTTATGACTTTAACTGGTCTGCTCGCTCTGATGGTACTCCTCCGACAGAAATCGAAGTCCTAACGGGGGACAGTTCCATAATAGAAGAAAATGATCAATGTGCAGCTGTTAGTTCTTATATAAAACCCAAAACTCTGGAACTGCATGAAGATATCAATATTGTTGGGACTGGTCTTACACTTCACTACAATAGCGCCAGAACCTCAGACTTCCACCATATAATCAAATCAAATGTCAGCCGTTTGTCATTGCCGGATGGCGTTATACGCATGCACGCTGTTCTTGAAGTGGCAGGTAACAGGTTTGAGCAGCTGTTTACGCCGAGTGTGATGCAAAATGTTGAATTTATTTGGGATGGTCGTGATGTTCGGGGAGTAGCTGTTAAAGGAGAAGTCAAAGCACGATTAAAAATTGGCTATGAGTACGCTTCCGCCTATGCTAGTGCAGGAAACATTGCCGATTCAGGTTTAAGGCCTGACCAAGTTCCACCAACTTGGGCACAGCAGGGGAGTGATTCATTAGGTGTAACAGGCCGACAAAACGTAATTAAATGGAGCGAATCTGTGGTTTCGCTATTTGGAGCGCCAAAGAGTGAAATTGCCAATGGCTGGAGTATATCTAATCATCATTTGGTAGATCGTTTTGGGAATATTTACCGTGGGGACGGTGAAATTGAAAAGGGCAGCCATGCTTCGCCGACCGTCAGCTCTGGCTTAAGTTTAAGTGCTGTAGACGGTGACGACGGCTACTATGGCGCACCCGGAAGAGACATCTCCTACGCTGTCACCAAGTATGGTTATATATATGATTTAAATTCACTTTTGAACTGGCAGGTCAAAGCGACAGAGCAGACTTTTAGTAAAAGTGAAGCGATTGAATATTGCGAAAGCCTGGATTATGGAGGGCCCTGGGCGGGAAGATGGAGACTGCCTTTAAACAGAGAGTTAGCCTATACCCTGGATAAAAGTGGCCGGGAGCACGAAGCGGATGCCTACACGCTGAATGGCTACAGCAATGTCTGGGGCTATGATACCGTTGATGAGGGACAGAGAAACCAAGTACTTTGTGTGACGGGGCTTGGATTTTATAGTGATGATTGGACAATTGTCACCGATGATGGGAATCAGTATAGCTTTTTTATGCAAACAGATACTGTAAGGCAAATAGGCTATAACGATTATTTTCAGCTGTACTGGCAGGACACGCCGGACAACATTTCTTTAAAAATGACATGGCGCGAAGCAATTAATTATTGCGAAACGCTAGAGCATGCTGGAATCAGCAACTGGCGCTTACCGACTGCGAATGAGCTACTGATGCAGGGGGGACTGAGCTTTTTGAATACAAGTCCCCAGTTGGGCATGGTGGTGATCCCAATGCGATATGGCGTCCTTATGTGGAATGGCGTATGCCCTATTGGAGCTCGACCCCAAATGTCGGAGCGCCGGATCGAGAAGCCTGGGCGATTGAAGTTACAATGGGGACGGGTTACCACGCCTATGGTCAAGAGGAAGAAAAGTACAACGTCCGGTGTGTCAGCCCATACCAAAATAGTCTTGTCAGCCCTTACATTATAG